The DNA region GAAGCCACCTTTGAGTCGGCTGATGAGGCTTTGGTGCACTTGGCCGTAGGGCTTAAAAGCCCGGCGGTCATCTTGAATAAAGACTCGCTCGTTAAAATGAACGAGCTCATTAGAATTGCCGAGGATTTAGGTGAAAGAGCAAGGATAATAACATTTGAGGGGTGAAAGAAATGGAAGAGTATTTGGTTCCACTTGACCAATATTTGGCAGCTGGTATTCACATAGGAACTCAACAAAAGACGAAGGATATGAAGCGCTTTATATACAGGGTCAGACAAGATGGCCTCTACGTTTTGGATGTTAGGAAAACAGACGAGAGGTTAAGGGCTGCAGGAAAGTTCTTAGCTAAGTTCGACCCTGAAAGCATCTTAGCGGTAAGCGTTAGGCTCTACGGTCAAAAGCCCGTTAAAAAGTTTGGTGAAGTTACAGGTGCAAGGTCTATCCCAGGAAGATTCCTCCCAGGAACAATGACAAACCCACAAGTTAAGAACTTCATCGAGCCAGATGTTTTGATTGTTACAGATCCAAGAGCAGACCACCAAGCCGTTAAAGAGGCCAAGGAAATAGGCATCCCAATAGTTGCTCTTGTTGATACAGAGAACCTCTTGAGCTTCGTTGATTTGGCAATCCCAACAAACAACAAGGGTAGAAAGGCCTTAGCTTTAATCTACTGGATACTCGCTAGGGAAGTTCTCTTCAACAGAGGAGAAATCCAAAGCAGGGAAGACTTTAACGTCACAGTTGAGGATTTCGAGATGAGGATTATTAGGGGATGATCCCCGTTTTCTCTGTTTTCTCTGCTTCTTAGATTTTTGACTTTATCTTAAAGTCTATAAACTTCAAATGCTAATTTCTTTTGGTGATGACCATGAGGTATCCAGCCGTTGCGGGAAGTTTTTATCCAGTTGGTGAAGAGTTAAAAGAGATGCTTGAGAGCTTTTTTGGAGATTTGGGGGAGGTTGGAAGTGAGAGAAAAATAACTGCTGGGGTTTCACCTCACGCGGGCTATATCTTCTCCGGCTACACTGCCTCTAGAATTTTTAAAGCGATTTATGAAGACGGCCTTCCTGAGACGTTCGTGATAATTGGACCAAATCACACGGGTTTAGGTTCACCTATAGCAATTTACCCTAAAGGAAAATGGGCAACACCTTTAGGGGAAATTAATGTTGATAGTGAACTTGCCAAGACAATAGCAAAACACTCTCAGATGGCAGACCTAGATGAGACGGCACATACGTATGAACACTCAATTGAAGTCCAATTACCTTTCATTCAATACATAGCAGAAAAAGCAGGAAGTGAAGTAAAAATAGTGCCCATCACTTTAGGGCTTCAAGATGAGGAAATTGCAGAGGATTTGGGTAAAGCTATATTTGAAGCCTCTCAAGAGTTGGGAAGGGATGTCGTTGTCATAGCCAGTACGGACATGATGCACTACGGCCCTGTTTACGGATATGTGCCCTTTAGGGCGAGAGCGGATGATTTGCTCGGCAGGATAAAGGAGTGGGACTTCAGGATAATAAGACAAATCCTAAACTTGGATTACAAAGAAATGTTCAAAGAACTTAAGGAGATGGATCACACGATGTGCGGCCCTGGAGGAGTTGCAACTGCAATAGTTTACTCTCGCTTAGCTAAAGCTGTTGAAGCAGAGCTTTTATACTACACAACGAGCTTTGACGTGAGCAGAAGCACAGATGCAATAGTAGGTTATGCTTCGATTGTAATGAGGAGATAGCCAAAACATTTTAACTTCTCTCGGCTTTTAACTTTTGGAGGGAGCTAAAATGAAAGTCCTTGCATCTGCACCTGCTAAGATTATACTCTTTGGTGAACACAGCGTTGTTTACGGTAAGCCTGCTATTGCAGCGGCAATAGACTTGAGGACTTACGTTTGGGCATCATTTAATGAAAAAAGAGCTATTAAAATTGAGGCGAAGGATATTAAAGTTCCTGGCTTGACGGTCTCATTTTCCGAAAACGAGATTTACTTTGAGAGTGACTATGGAAAAGCCGCTGAGGTTTTGAGCTATGTTAAGCAGGCTATTGAAATCGTAAGAGATGAGGCAGACAAAAACGGTAAGGGCATAACCGTTTCGATAACTTCACAAATACCTGTTGGTGCTGGACTGGGCTCATCAGCGGCTGTGGCAGTTGCCACAATAGGTGCGGTTTCTAAGCTTTTTGGTTTGGAGCTTACACCTGAAGAAGTGGCAAAGCTCGGTCATAAGGTTGAACTCCTCGTCCAAGGCGCTTCTAGTGGAATCGATCCCACAGTTTCAGCTGTTGGGGGCTTTCTTTACTATCAAAAGGGCTCGTTTGAAGAGCTGCCTGTTGTTGAGCTCCCTATGGTTGTGGGCTATACCGGCACGAGCGGTTCAACAAAGGAGCTCGTAGCAAAGGTCAGGCGGAACCTCAACGACATGCCTGATGTGATGCAGCCCATAATTGACTCCATGGGGAAGGTTGTTGAGAGAGCGAAGGAGATTATTTTGGCCAACTATGACAGCAGAATCAAGTTTGAGCTGCTTGGCAAGCTAATGAACATCAACCACGGTCTCTTAGATGCAATAGGGGTCTCAACTAAAGGTTTAAGTGACCTCGTTTATGCTTCGAGGGAGGCGGGAGCAATTGGTGCCAAAATTACTGGCGCTGGTGGAGGAGGATGCATGTACGCCCTCGCACCTGGGAAGCAGAGTGAAGTTGCAACGGCCATAAGGATTGTCGGTGGAATGCCGATGATAACTAAGATAAGCCGCGAAGGAGTTAGGATTGAGGAGGTCGTCGAATGATAATTATCAAGCTCGGTGGGAGCGTAATAAGTGACAAGAAAACTCCCTATTCCTTCAACAAGGACATCGTTAAGGGAATAGCGAAAGAAATTGCCGGCTTTTATCCCGAGGAGGGCTTTATTCTTGTTCACGGCGGCGGCAGCTTTGGACATCCTAATGCAAAAGAATATCGCATTAGGGAAGGCCTTACTAAGGATGTGAAGCGCAAGAGGATAGGCTTCTCAAAGACCCACCAAGCGATGCTGAAGCTCAACGACTTGATAATCAATGTTTTCCTTGAAGAAGGACTGCCCGCTTACTCTGTCTCGTCTTCTTCGATATTCCTGATAGAAAAAGGTGATATAGTCTACGGAGAGCTTGAGATTTTGAGGAAGCTCCTTGAGAAGGACTTTATTCCAATTTTGTTCGGAGACACAGCAATAGCTCTCGACAAGGGGATAGACATCCTCTCTGGAGACCAGATAGTCAGCTATCTAGCGAAGATGCTCAAGTCGAGCAAAGTTATATTCCTTATGGATGTTGACGGAATCTACAACAAAAACCCAAAGGGAGAGGATGCTAAGCTTATAGAAGAGCTCAGCAGTGAAGAGATTGAGCATCTCCTCAAAAGCTCAGAATCCTCAGGAATTGATGTTACGGGTGGAATTGGAAACAAGCTCCGCGAAGCCCTCAAGATTTCTAGCTATTCGGAGGTTTACTTCATAAACGGGAAAGTTAGGGGTAACCTGACCAAAGCACTTAAAGGGGAAAAGGTTGGCACGAGGATTAAAGCTTAGGTTGTGGCCTTTCATTTTTTATCCCTATTTTATCAGACTTTTTTGGCAAACTGATTCTACAAGATAAGGAGATTCTGCCAAATGATAACTCTAGACGATAAATAATAAACTACTCCTGTGAATAGAAAACTTTAAATAGATTAACTCATAAGTTAACTAGTAGTGGTTGCTATGTATAAAAAAACACTCTTTGGATTTTTCTAATATTTTCCTTGGGCTAATAGCTGATTTAGCTGTGATAATCTTCCTTTCAGCTGTTATAGGTGCATTATTCTATGAAATAGCTACATATATCGGCGCGGCAAAACTCGGAAAGGCCCTCATCTTTTCAACTCTCGCTGTTGTTTCTGCACTAGTATTCAGCTCAGGAGCCTTTGAAATCTCCGAAAGCTTTCACATGAGCAAGCGTGTAAATTACGCTTTATTGGCCTCTCTCATAACAGGGGTTGCACTGCTCTTCTATTTTGACCAATACGCTTCAGCAAGCGTACTTTTGGGGGCTTTAATAGCTTTTCTTAACCAAAAGCAATGATGAACTCAACATCACTGCGCCATCCAAAAACCTATTAACCTCTTCTTCCCTTTTTTCTTTGGTGGTGCTTATGGATTATTTCGATAAGGAAGAGCTCACGGTTATTAGAAAGTTCGAGCACATAGAGCACTGCTTAAAGAAAGAGGTAGAAGCTCATGTGAGTGCTCAATTTGAGAATATACACTTTGTCCACATGTCATTGCCTGAGATAGACAAGGAGGAGATTGATCTAAGTGTAGAGTTCCTCGGAAGGAAGTTTGATTATCCGATAATGATTGCGGGAATGACAGGAGGAACTAAAGGTTCGCAGCTTGCGGGGAAGATAAACAAGACCTTAGCTAAAGCTGCCCAAGAGCTCAACATTCCAATGGGTGTTGGCAGTCAAAGGGCAATGATTAGAAAGCCTGAGACTTGGGAAAGCTACTACGTTAGAGATGTAGCTCCCGATGTCTTTCTCGTCGGCAACCTAGGCGCACCCCAGTTTTCCGAAACAATGCCCAATCGCTATGGTATTGAGGAAGCCATCAAAGCTGTCGAGACAATTCAAGCTGACGCTTTGGCCTTTCACATGAATCCTCTCCAAGAGAGTGTCCAACCAGAAGGAGATACCCAATACAGGGGCGTTTTGAATGCTTTGGCTGAGCTTAAGAGTGAGTTTCCCTATCCAATAATAGCTAAGGAAACGGGCGCAGGGGTTTCCAAAGAAGTTGCTGTAAAGCTTGAGAGCATTGGGATTGATGCTGTGGATGTAGGTGGCCTCGGTGGGACTTCATGGAGCGGTGTGGAGTATTATAGAGCTAAAGATGAGAGGAGCAAAAATCTAGCTTTGAAGTTCTGGGACTGGGGCATTCCAACAGCTCTCAGCGTTGCAGAAGTTAGGTATGCAACAGATTTGCCAATAATTTCAACGGGTGGCATTAGGGATGGCATTCAAATAGCCAAAGCCTTAGCCTTGGGAGCTAATTTGGCCGGTGTAGCTTTACCTCTCTTAAAGCCTGCGGCAAAGGGTGATGTTGAAGGCGTTATAAAGGTTCTTGAGCGCTACATAAACGAGCTCAGGAATGCCATGTTCCTCGTTGGTGCAAAGAATGTGGTCGAGCTTAGAAAAGTGCCCCTCGTGGTTACAGGCTTTGCGAGGGAGTGGCTTGAGCAGAGGATAGAGTTATGGGAGTTTTTGAGGGAGAGGAGAAGGATCCTTTGACTTTTCTTATATTTGATAATGCACACCTTTTTAAACCTCTCCTACAAGTATAGATTAACCCGATGAGGTTCCGCCTCATCACTTAAAGGGCCGAGGCCGACGAAAAGTCCGCCTCTCGATAAAATGAATGGAGGAAAGGAAATGATAACAATCTACACAATAGGCGGCTACGAAGAAGTGGGCAAAAACATGACCGCTGTGGAATACAACGGTGAAGTCGTTATAGTGGATATGGGAATAAGGCTCGATCGTGTTCTAATCCATGAGGATGTGAACTTTCAAAAGATGAGTTCGAGAGACCTTAGAAAGTTGGGTGCGATACCCGATGATAAGGCGATTAGGAATAAGAAAGTGGTGGCAATTGCCCTCTCGCATGGACACTTAGACCACATTGGAGCTGTTGCTAAATTAGCCCCCCACTATCCAGACGTTCCTATCTACGGGACGCCATATACGATAAAGCTCACTAAAAATGAGGTTAGGGGTGAGCAGTACTTTGAGGTAAAGAATCCTATGTACGAGACGAACTACGGCGAGATAGTCCAAGTTAGTGAGAACCTCGCAATAGAGTTTGTCCAAATTACTCACTCAATTCCACAGTCTTCTATAGTTGTAATACATACACCTGAAGGGGCTGTAGTTTATGCCTGCGACTACAAGTTTGATAACAACAATCCCATTGGCGAAAAGCCCGACTACAAGCGTCTGAGGGAGATTGGCAAAGAAGGAGTTAAAGTGTTTGTCCCTGAGTCTACGCGTGTTTCCGAACAGACGAAGACACCAAGCGAAGCCGCTGCAAAGCTTCTCTTGGAGGACTTCTTCCTTTATGAAGGAATGGAGGAGAAGGGACTAATTACAACGACATTTGCTTCCCACATCGCCCGTTTGCAAGAACTCATTGAGATTGCAAACAAGATGGGCAGACAAGCTGTTTTAGTTGGTAGGTCACTCTCAAAATACACGGGAATAGCGAAGCAGCTTGGCCTCATTAAAATGAAGGGAGCAAAGGCTGTTAGAAGTCCAAATGCTGTCAAAAACACGTTAAAGGAAGTTTCCCAAGCGAAGGAAAACTATCTGCTTATCGTCACGGGTCATCAAGGGGAGCCCGGCGCTGTTTTAACTAGAATGGCTAACGGAGAGCTCTACAACATAGGAAAGGAAGACACCGTTGTATTCTCCGCTGGAGTTATTCCAAATCCCCTCAACATAGCGCAGCGCTACGCTTTAGAGATAAAGCTTAGAATGAGAGGGGTTAGACTGGTCAAGGACTTACACGTATCAGGTCATGCATCAAGAGAAGACCACCGCTATTTAATTAAGCTCTTAAATCCCGAGAACATTGTCCCAGCTCATGGAGAGTTTAGAATGCTCACCCACTATGCCGAGCTTGCTGAAGAGGAAGGTTATTTAATTGGAAGGGATGTATTTGTATCAAGAAATGGATATAAGGTTGAGATTAAATGAGGTGGTATCATGAAGTTCGACCCACTCTTTAAAGCCATGAAGGAAAAGGCTAAGTTTGTTGATGAGGCCATATTTGAGCTTATCCCTGAAAAGGAGCCAAGGAAACTTTATGATGCGGCAAGGCATTACCCATTAGCAGGCGGAAAAAGGGTAAGGCCCTTTGTAGTCTTAAGCGCTGCAGAGGCAGTTGGTGGAGATTGGCAAAAAGCTCTTTACGGGGCAGTGGCCGTTGAATTGCTCCACAACTACTCCCTCGTGCACGATGATATAATGGACATGGACGAAAAGAGAAGGGGCAAACCAACTGTCCATAAGGTATGGGGCGTAAACATGGGCATATTAGCCGGAGACCTGCTTTTCTCAAAGGTCTTTGAAGCGATAGCGAAGATCCCTGTAGATGCTAAAAAAGTAGTTAGAATTCTCGACGTCATGGCCACAACTTCAAACGAACTTTGCGAAGGCCAAGCTATGGACATAGACTTTGAGACGAGAAACGACGTCACTGTAGAGGAGTACATGACGATGATAAGCGGCAAAACAGGAGCGTTGATAGACGGTTCAGCTACAATTGGGGCAATCATTGGAACGGACAACGAGGAGTATATACAAGCGCTCTCAAAGTACGGAAGAAACGTGGGAATAGCCTTCCAAATTTGGGATGACGTTCTCGACTTGATAGCTGATGAGGAAAAGCTTGGAAAGCCAGTTGGAAGCGACATAAGAAAGGGCAAGAGGACTATAATTGTGGCGCACTTCCTTGAGCATGCAAGCGAAGAGGATAAGGCAGAGTTCTTCAAGGTCTTTGGAAAATATGCGGGCGATGTAAAGGGCAACGCAGTCATTGAAGAAGATGTTAAGGCAGAAGTTGAGAAAGCTATAGAGCTCCTCAAAAAGTATGGAAGCATTGACTATGCTGCAAAGCTCGCCAAAGATTTAGCCAATGAAGCGAAGGAAGCTCTTAAAATCCTCCCAGAGAGTGAAGCAAGGAAGAACTTAGAGCTCTTGGCGGACTTCATAGTCGAGAGGGAGTATTAGGGTTTAACTAAAAGCCATCCCACGGGAGGATGTTCTGTTCCTCTCTTCCACTTTTCATGTGCTTTATCCCGGCGTTCTAGGAGTTCGACACGTTTTTTCTCATCCTTTATCTGTGCCACATACTCCCTTGGAATATATGCGAGGTAGTGCGGCAAAGCCGGCTCGAAGGTTCCACTTTTGATGATATGTCCCCCGGCTTTCTCCACCAACTCTTCCAGCTTTTCCAGCGGAAGATAATGCAGGTCATCCTTTTTCCCGAAAAGGGCTTCAAAGAAACTTTGCCTGCGCAAAGTTTCATCAAAGTTGACAACAAAAAAGAAGGATTTTAAGCAGATGCAACGTATTAATTATGGGATGCTAATGAACCGTAATTTTAATGAATCGTCTCAAGATATTATGAAGGGAGTGATGATCCCATTTTTAATGATAGTGACTGGTGTCGTGCTTCAAGTGCTTCTAAAAGCGGCTAACGTTAGTGATCCTTCTCAATTGCCGATTACAGGGCCAGCATTGGAGAAATTTGAAATGCTCTTTCCTAAATTATCGACAATTCAGGATATGGGGAATATTATTGGGGCTATAGGATTCTTCATCGGGATATTCGCCCTTACTACTGCAGGAGCTCTGTATTGGAAACAAAAACAAGAATAAAATCGGTGGAGAAGATAGATACTCAACAAATACAACAGAGAGCGTAACTAAGGCGGGGTCTTGCAAAGCCTTATCACATTCCTCCAGTCAAGAACTTCGGCATTTTCTGGAGCTCTTGGCAAGACCTCTTTGTCCGGAACTATAAGGAGCTTTATCTTGGCGTTAAGTTTTTCAAATTTCTCTTCCACATTCCTAATGTCCTTCTCTTTAACCTTCTCCTTCCACTTAACCTCGGCAACCAAGTGCAGCTTTTTATTTCTCAATAATGCAATATCTACTTCTAAATCGGGCATCTCAATCCTGACGGGTTGGAGGGAGTAATGTTTTGTCAGCAATCTTTCAAAGAACCTCTCAACGTAGCGCGGCATTTTCTCCCTAAAAACCCTTTCTACGGTTTCATCTGGAAGTTCGGTTTCAAAGAACCCATATTTGGCGTTCAGATAATATGCGAAATCCACCACAGGGGACAAATGTCTGTACTTGAATATCTTCTTCCTCTTTCCGAAGAGTGGAATTCTCTCAAGGATTCCCATGTTGACAAGTGTCTCAAGGTAAGGGGCAACTGCACTGTGGGTTTCCTTTTCTATGAGCCCCCTTGAATACAGCTCCTTAGCTATCTCTCCCGAACTTGACTTCCCATCTGCAACGGTCTCAAGTATTGCGGAGTATCTCATTGTTAACTCTCTCTCCTCTTCTGTGAATATCTCGCCAATTAAGCTGGGAACGTTCCCCTTCAAAGTTGATCCAAAGGTTGAAAAAACGCTTACGCCGAGACTTTCAATGGCTGGAGCTAACCAAGGTTCTTGAACAAGAACGGCGAGTTCTATCATGGCTTTTCCGCTATAGCCTAACTCATTAACAAAGTTAAGGGCATCCTTTGGATCAACCAAGCCCAGCTCTCTCAGATAGAAAAGTCCCAGCAAAGGGCTGTTGCTTCCTATAAACTTCTTGAAATAGTGCCTTGTTGAAGTTATGAGGGTGAGCTCACCCCTCCCCGACAATCCCTGAAGGATTGAGAAGAAGGGCTCGCCAAGTCTATGAAACTCGTCAATGACTATTCTTCCCTGACCCAGAAGGAGTGAGAATACCCGCATGAACTCCGAGAATGAAAGTATTTCACCGCGTTTTACTTCAAATATCTCCCTACCGCTCGTTACAATGAAATAATGAGAGTATTCTGCCTTCTCCCTGATGTAGAAGGTCTTTCCCGTTTTTCTTCTTCCATACACCAGCAACCATTTTGCATCCAGAACATCCCTAAGCTCGCGACGTTCAATAATTTTCATTATGCTAATCACCATTATGCTAATTTTAGTTAGTGTTATATAACTGTTGCGATAGGAAATACTACATATGTTGAAGTTAAAAGAATAAAGATAAGGACAGGACTACTCACTCAATAAACACCGCAGGCTTCATGGGCATAGCTTGTCTCTTCTTTCCTCCTTTGTCCTCATCTGGGTTGATGATGATCTCCAAGCCTATTTCACTCTCGATGAAGTCCTTTGCCTGCTTTAGGGCCTTCTCCTCGTCAATGCGTTTGAAGTCAAAGGCTCTGTCCTTAATCAGCTTCTGGATTAGCTTTGAGACCTCCTTACCGCGCTTGCGCATCTCTGGGTCTTTCATAATCTCACTCATCGAGGCTTTGAAGTCTCTCTTCTCCGCAACCACTTGGGCAACTTTCCACTTCCACTCCTCGGCGGTGTAGATGTACGCCCTCTTTGCATCTTCAAGCTTCGCCACCTTTATGATTTCTTTGATATCCTCTATCAGCGCTTTAATGTGGTTCTCCTCGAGCTCTATCGTTTCGTTCCACCACTCTTCTCTCGGCTCGGGCCACTTTGCTAAACTCACGAAGCCCTCTCCTCCAAGCTTCTCCCAAAGTTCCTCGGCTATGTGTGGTGTGAATGGTGCCATTAGTCTAACCCAAATTTCCGCTAGTTTTCTGAGTGTTGAGCGCTTTGCTTCATCGTCCCTTCCTTCGGTTCTCCTTAAATACCACTTCAGGTCATTTTGAATGTTGTAGAACGCCCACTGCACTGCAGTCCTTGTTCTAAACTCTTCAAGGGCCTTCGTGCTCTCTTGGATTGCTTTGTTTAGCCTGTGCAATAACCACTTGTCAATGTCCATCAGCTCAACATCTTTTTCTTCATATTGGGCGAACTCGCTTATGAGTTCGTAAAATCTCTCAAGCTGCTTCTTTAACTTTCCTACCTCTGCTCTCCTCCAATCAAAGTCGCTGTCGTGCTCCGCTAATCCCATTATGTAGAGCCTAACGACATCAGCGCCGTTCTCCTCGATGGCATCTATGAAGTTGAGCACGTTACCCTTGCTCTTGCTCATCTTGGTTCCTTCGAGGGTTCCAAATCCGTTCACCGCTATGCCCTTTGGCCAGTGCTCCTTCCTAAAGATGGCCACATGGTTGAATATGAAGAACGTCAGGTGGTTTGGAATCAGGTCTTTGGCGGAGCATCTCCAGTCGAGCGGATACCAGTACTCAAACTCCTCCTTCATCTCCCTTAGCACTTCCTTTGGAATGCCCGTCTTTTCGCTCAGCTCTCTCTCCTTTTCCTCGCTCCTCTCTTCGAGGAATATGTAGTCGAAGACCTCTGGAATTAGCTGCTCTTCCTTAATGCCGTGCTTGTTTATAGCTCTCGAGATTGTGTAGTAGGCCATGTAGATGGTTGAGTCGCTCAAGCTCTCAATTACCCACTCTTTATCCCATGGGAGAGGAGTTCCCAGTCCAACCTTTCTCGCACAGGCTTTCTTGTCGAGCCACTCAATAACGGCCTCGAATTGGTTCCTCCTTGACTCTGGATAAATCGTCATGTTTGCCAAAGCTTCCCTCGCTTTCTCCTTCCACTCTGGATTTCCATAATCAATGAACCACTGGTCGTGGAGTATCTTGATGACGGCTCTATTTCCAAACCTAGATATGACGTTCTTTTCGGCAAACTCGTGCATTACATCAGCTATGCCCTTCTCCTTCATGTCCTTGGCTATCAGCTCTTTAACCTCCCTGACAGGTTTGCCCTTATAGGGCTCAATCTTGAAGACTCCTTTGTGGAACTCCGCTTTGTAGATGTTCTTTGTAGCCTGCTCAAGTTTTTCTTCGTCCTTTTGGTCTTTAACACCAAGCTTTTCTACCTCTTCAACTGCTGGGAACTCGCCGTAGCCCTCGAGCTCTACCAGCGAGACATAAGCAATTTCCTCCAAAATCCTTGGGTCTATGTCATACTTGAGTAAAAGCTCGGTGTTCTTCTTCAAGTCCTCCAAAGCAACGTGGTCAAATGGGGCATGAGATGGAACGCTCATAACTACGCCCGTTGCATTATCGGGATCAACAAAAGCTGCTGGGAATATTATTACTTCATCGCCCGTCACTGGGTTCTTCACCCATTTTCCTATGAGCTTCTCCCCTTTGAACTCCTCGATGACCTCAATTTCCTTGTCTTGGAAGCTTAGCTTATAAGCGGCCTCTTTGCTTATTATCCACGTTTCTCCATCTACTTTGGCCTTAACGTACGTTGCTTCGGGGTTCAACCACATGTTGGTTACGCCGTAAACAGTTTCGGGTCTTAA from Palaeococcus pacificus DY20341 includes:
- the rpsB gene encoding 30S ribosomal protein S2, yielding MEEYLVPLDQYLAAGIHIGTQQKTKDMKRFIYRVRQDGLYVLDVRKTDERLRAAGKFLAKFDPESILAVSVRLYGQKPVKKFGEVTGARSIPGRFLPGTMTNPQVKNFIEPDVLIVTDPRADHQAVKEAKEIGIPIVALVDTENLLSFVDLAIPTNNKGRKALALIYWILAREVLFNRGEIQSREDFNVTVEDFEMRIIRG
- a CDS encoding MEMO1 family protein is translated as MTMRYPAVAGSFYPVGEELKEMLESFFGDLGEVGSERKITAGVSPHAGYIFSGYTASRIFKAIYEDGLPETFVIIGPNHTGLGSPIAIYPKGKWATPLGEINVDSELAKTIAKHSQMADLDETAHTYEHSIEVQLPFIQYIAEKAGSEVKIVPITLGLQDEEIAEDLGKAIFEASQELGRDVVVIASTDMMHYGPVYGYVPFRARADDLLGRIKEWDFRIIRQILNLDYKEMFKELKEMDHTMCGPGGVATAIVYSRLAKAVEAELLYYTTSFDVSRSTDAIVGYASIVMRR
- a CDS encoding mevalonate kinase, whose protein sequence is MKVLASAPAKIILFGEHSVVYGKPAIAAAIDLRTYVWASFNEKRAIKIEAKDIKVPGLTVSFSENEIYFESDYGKAAEVLSYVKQAIEIVRDEADKNGKGITVSITSQIPVGAGLGSSAAVAVATIGAVSKLFGLELTPEEVAKLGHKVELLVQGASSGIDPTVSAVGGFLYYQKGSFEELPVVELPMVVGYTGTSGSTKELVAKVRRNLNDMPDVMQPIIDSMGKVVERAKEIILANYDSRIKFELLGKLMNINHGLLDAIGVSTKGLSDLVYASREAGAIGAKITGAGGGGCMYALAPGKQSEVATAIRIVGGMPMITKISREGVRIEEVVE
- a CDS encoding isopentenyl phosphate kinase, which produces MIIIKLGGSVISDKKTPYSFNKDIVKGIAKEIAGFYPEEGFILVHGGGSFGHPNAKEYRIREGLTKDVKRKRIGFSKTHQAMLKLNDLIINVFLEEGLPAYSVSSSSIFLIEKGDIVYGELEILRKLLEKDFIPILFGDTAIALDKGIDILSGDQIVSYLAKMLKSSKVIFLMDVDGIYNKNPKGEDAKLIEELSSEEIEHLLKSSESSGIDVTGGIGNKLREALKISSYSEVYFINGKVRGNLTKALKGEKVGTRIKA
- the fni gene encoding type 2 isopentenyl-diphosphate Delta-isomerase, which encodes MDYFDKEELTVIRKFEHIEHCLKKEVEAHVSAQFENIHFVHMSLPEIDKEEIDLSVEFLGRKFDYPIMIAGMTGGTKGSQLAGKINKTLAKAAQELNIPMGVGSQRAMIRKPETWESYYVRDVAPDVFLVGNLGAPQFSETMPNRYGIEEAIKAVETIQADALAFHMNPLQESVQPEGDTQYRGVLNALAELKSEFPYPIIAKETGAGVSKEVAVKLESIGIDAVDVGGLGGTSWSGVEYYRAKDERSKNLALKFWDWGIPTALSVAEVRYATDLPIISTGGIRDGIQIAKALALGANLAGVALPLLKPAAKGDVEGVIKVLERYINELRNAMFLVGAKNVVELRKVPLVVTGFAREWLEQRIELWEFLRERRRIL
- a CDS encoding RNase J family beta-CASP ribonuclease, whose translation is MITIYTIGGYEEVGKNMTAVEYNGEVVIVDMGIRLDRVLIHEDVNFQKMSSRDLRKLGAIPDDKAIRNKKVVAIALSHGHLDHIGAVAKLAPHYPDVPIYGTPYTIKLTKNEVRGEQYFEVKNPMYETNYGEIVQVSENLAIEFVQITHSIPQSSIVVIHTPEGAVVYACDYKFDNNNPIGEKPDYKRLREIGKEGVKVFVPESTRVSEQTKTPSEAAAKLLLEDFFLYEGMEEKGLITTTFASHIARLQELIEIANKMGRQAVLVGRSLSKYTGIAKQLGLIKMKGAKAVRSPNAVKNTLKEVSQAKENYLLIVTGHQGEPGAVLTRMANGELYNIGKEDTVVFSAGVIPNPLNIAQRYALEIKLRMRGVRLVKDLHVSGHASREDHRYLIKLLNPENIVPAHGEFRMLTHYAELAEEEGYLIGRDVFVSRNGYKVEIK
- a CDS encoding polyprenyl synthetase family protein — encoded protein: MKFDPLFKAMKEKAKFVDEAIFELIPEKEPRKLYDAARHYPLAGGKRVRPFVVLSAAEAVGGDWQKALYGAVAVELLHNYSLVHDDIMDMDEKRRGKPTVHKVWGVNMGILAGDLLFSKVFEAIAKIPVDAKKVVRILDVMATTSNELCEGQAMDIDFETRNDVTVEEYMTMISGKTGALIDGSATIGAIIGTDNEEYIQALSKYGRNVGIAFQIWDDVLDLIADEEKLGKPVGSDIRKGKRTIIVAHFLEHASEEDKAEFFKVFGKYAGDVKGNAVIEEDVKAEVEKAIELLKKYGSIDYAAKLAKDLANEAKEALKILPESEARKNLELLADFIVEREY
- a CDS encoding ATPase; amino-acid sequence: MVISIMKIIERRELRDVLDAKWLLVYGRRKTGKTFYIREKAEYSHYFIVTSGREIFEVKRGEILSFSEFMRVFSLLLGQGRIVIDEFHRLGEPFFSILQGLSGRGELTLITSTRHYFKKFIGSNSPLLGLFYLRELGLVDPKDALNFVNELGYSGKAMIELAVLVQEPWLAPAIESLGVSVFSTFGSTLKGNVPSLIGEIFTEEERELTMRYSAILETVADGKSSSGEIAKELYSRGLIEKETHSAVAPYLETLVNMGILERIPLFGKRKKIFKYRHLSPVVDFAYYLNAKYGFFETELPDETVERVFREKMPRYVERFFERLLTKHYSLQPVRIEMPDLEVDIALLRNKKLHLVAEVKWKEKVKEKDIRNVEEKFEKLNAKIKLLIVPDKEVLPRAPENAEVLDWRNVIRLCKTPP